The following proteins are encoded in a genomic region of Prionailurus viverrinus isolate Anna chromosome E3, UM_Priviv_1.0, whole genome shotgun sequence:
- the GRID2IP gene encoding delphilin, giving the protein MSAGSGFPLLLLLLRGEKIFIPKKHRARFDEVVSQGLLGKLCRARRAQGAQRLRRSRSEERPERLLVSTRASAAPRRPDEPPPRKASSLLGGRAGPGGTRRTVRVYKGNKSFGFTLRGHGPVWIESVLPGSPADNASLKSGDRILFLNGLDMRNCSHDKVVSMLQGSGAVPTLVVEEGLVPFASDSDSLDSPNPSSALTSLQWVAEILPSSIRVQGRTFSQQLEHLLTPPERYGVCRALESFFQHRNIDTLIVDVYPVLDTPAKQVLWQFIHQLLTYEEQELCREKIACFLGYTAMTAEPEPELDLEPEPEPEPEPVLEPQRRSSLRASSMCRRSLRSQGLEASLSCAGPGDCPEMPLPLIPGERQAGDGTSLPETPNPKMMSAVYAELESRLSSSFKGKVGTTSRSRASPPVPSPAGAAGHRTLSSVSWPSERLLPSPCYYPLCSGGLASPSSSESHPYASLDSSRAPSPQPDPGPIRSDSPPSPDPARPPSRRKLFTFSRPMRSRDTDRFLDVLSEQLGPRVTVVDDFLSPENDYEEAIPPPAPGYPTLPHLAPPWQMSFHDDQGSFVTNERSSASECISSSEEGSSLTYSSVSDHIPPPPLSPPPPPPLPFHDPKPSSRTPDGPRGPAQTLVKPLTQLSHPVPPPPPPPLPPPVPCAPPMLSRGLGHRRSETSHMSVKRLRWEQVENSEGTIWGQLGEDSDYDKLSDMVKYLDLELHFGTQKPASGCRMEDKGLCPSRKHLQEPLPGPEPFRKKEVVEILSHKKAYNTSILLAHLKLSPAELRQVLMSMEPRRLEPAHLAQLLLFAPDADEEQRYQAFREAPGRLSEPDQFVLQMLSVPEYKTRLRSLHFQATLQEKTEEIRGSLECLRQASLELKNSRKLAKILEFVLAMGNYLNDGQPKTNKTTGFKINFLTELNSTKTVDGKSTFLHILAKSLSQHFPELLGFAQDLPTVPLAAKVNQRALTSDLADLHGTISEIQAACQSTPPSSEDKFAVVMTSFLETAQPVLRALDALQREATEELGRALAFFGEDSKATTSEAFFGIFAEFMSKFERALSDLEAGDGPRSSGMVSPLAW; this is encoded by the exons ATGAGTGCTGGCTCCGGCttcccgctgctgctgctgctgctgcggggAGAAAA GATCTTCATCCCCAAGAAGCACCGGGCGCGCTTCGACGAGGTGGTGTCGCAGGGTCTGCTGGGCAAGCTGTGCCGCGCCCGGCGGGCGCAGGGAGCGCAGCGGCTGCGCCGGAGCCGCAGCGAGGAGCGGCCGGAGCGCCTCCTGGTGTCCACTCGCGCCAGCGCCGCCCCGCGCCGCCCGGACGAGCCGCCCCCGCGCAAGGCTTCCTCGCTGCTGGGCGGTCGCGCGGGCCCGGGGGGCACGCGCAG GACAGTCCGAGTCTACAAGGGCAACAAGAGCTTCGGCTTCACGCTGCGCGGCCATGGGCCTGTCTGGATCGAGTCTGTCCTGCCTG GGAGCCCGGCTGACAATGCTTCCCTCAAGTCAGGCGACCGGATCCTCTTCCTCAATGGACTGGACATGAG GAACTGCTCCCATGACAAGGTGGTGTCCATGCTTCAAGGCAGTGGCGCGGTGCCCACGCtggtggtggaggaggggctTGTCCCGTTTGCCAGCG ACTCCGATTCTTTGGATTCCCCCAACCCGTCCTCGGCGCTCACCTCCCTGCAGTGGGTGGCAGAGATCCTACCCTCCAGCATCCGGGTTCAGGGGAGGACTTTCAGCCAGCAGCTGGAGCACCTACTCACGCCTCCCGAGCGCTATGGGGTCTGCCGGGCACTTGAGAGCTTCTTCCAGCACAG GAACATTGACACCCTCATCGTGGACGTCTACCCTGTGCTGGACACGCCTGCCAAGCAAGTTCTTTGGCAATTCATCCACCAGCTGCTGACTTATGAGGAGCAGGAGCTGTGCCGGGAGAAAATCGCGTGTTTCCTGGGCTACACGGCCATGACAG CAGAGCCAGAGCCCGAACTGGACCTGgagcctgagcctgagcctgagccCGAGCCGGTGCTGGAGCCCCAGCGACGCAGCTCCCTGAGGGCCTCCTCCATGTGCCGCCGCAGTCTCCggtcccagggcctggaggccagccTCAGTTGCG CAGGTCCCGGTGACTGTCCCGAGATGCCTCTTCCTCTAATCCCAGGCGAGCGCCAGGCAGGCGACGGCACGTCCCTCCCTGAGACCCCCAATCCGAAGATG ATGTCAGCCGTCTATGCGGAGCTCGAGTCCCGACTGAGCAGCAGTTTCAAAGGGAAGGTGGGGACCACGTCCAGATCCCGTGCCTCCCCGCCAGTGCCCAGCCCGGCAGGTGCAGCAG ggcacaGGACCCTGTCCAGCGTCTCGTGGCCCAGCGAGCggctcctgccctccccctgctacTACCCACTGTGCTCAGGGGGCCTGGCCTCCCCCAGCAGCTCTGAGTCTCACCCCTACGCCAGCCTGGACAGCAGCAGGGCGCCCTCCCCACAGCCAGACCCCGGGCCCATCCGCTCCGACAGCCCCCCAAGTCCGGACCCTGCCCGCCCACCCAGCCGCAGGAAGCTCTTCACCTTCTCCCGCCCCATGCGAAGCCGGGATACTGACCGCTTCCTGGATGTGCTCAGTGAGCAGCTGGGCCCCCGGGTCACTGTCGTGGACGATTTCCTGAGCCCTGAGAATGACTATGAGGAG GCtatcccaccccctgccccaggctaTCCCACTCTCCCTCACCTTGCTCCGCCCTGGCAGATGAGCTTCCACGATGACCAGGGCAGCTTTGTGACCAACGAACGGAGCAGCGCTAGCGAGTGCATCAGCAGCAGTGAGGAAGGCAGCTCCCTGACCTACTCCTCCGTCTCCGaccacatccccccacccccgctcagcCCCCCGCCTCCGCCGCCTCTGCCCTTCCATGACCCTAAGCCCAGCTCCCGCACCCCCGATGGTCCTCGGGGCCCTGCTCAGACACTGGTCAAGCCCCTCacccaactcagccacccagtccCTCCACCGcccccgccacccctccccccaccggtGCCCTGTGCACCCCCCATGCTGTCCCGGGGCCTGGGCCACCGCCGAAGTGAGACCAGCCACATGAGCGTCAAGCGCCTACGGTGGGAGCAGGTGGAGAACTCGGAAGGCACCATCTGGGGTCAG CTCGGGGAAGATTCTGATTATGATAAGCTGAGTGATATGGTAAAATACCTCGATCTGGAGCTCCACTTCGGCACCCAGAAACCTGCTA GTGGTTGCAGGATGGAAGACAAAGGCCTTTGTCCATCCAGGAAGCATCTGCAAG AGCCGTTGCCCGGGCCCGAACCCTTCAGGAAGAAAGAAGTGGTGGAGATCCTGTCTCACAAGAAGGCCTACAACACCT CCATCCTGCTGGCGCACCTGAAGCTGAGCCCCGCGGAGCTGCGGCAGGTGCTCATGAGCATGGAGCCCCGGCGCCTGGAGCCCGCGCACCTGGCGCAGCTGCTGCTCTTCGCGCCCGACGCCGACGAGGAGCAGCGCTACCAGGCCTTCCGCGAGGCGCCCGGCCGCCTCAGCGAGCCCGATCAGTTCGTCCTGCAG ATGCTGTCGGTTCCGGAATACAAAACCCGCTTGCGCAGTCTCCACTTCCAGGCCACCCTAcaggagaagacagaagagatCCGGGGCAGCCTGGAGTGCTTGCGCCAAGCCTCCCTTGAGCTCAAGAACAGCCGGAAGCTCGCCAAGATCCTGGAG TTTGTGTTGGCCATGGGCAACTATCTCAACGACGGACAGCCCAAAACTAACAAGACCACAGGCTTCAAGATCAACTTCCTGACGGAG CTGAACTCCACGAAGACTGTGGATGGGAAATCTACCTTCCTGCACATTCTTGCCAAATCGCTGAGCCAGCACTTCCCAGAACTCCTCGGCTTTGCTCAGGACCTGCCCACTGTGCCCCTGGCTGCCAAAG TGAATCAACGGGCCCTGACCAGTGACCTAGCTGACCTCCATGGCACCATCAGTGAGATACAGGCTGCTTGCCAGAGCACGCCCCCCTCCAGTGAGGACAAGTTTGCTGTGGTCATGACA TCCTTCCTAGAGACGGCCCAGCCGGTGCTGCGGGCCCTGGACGCACTGCAGCGGGAGGCCACCGAGGAGCTGGGCAGGGCGCTGGCCTTCTTCGGCGAGGATTCCAAAGCCACCACCTCTGAGGCCTTCTTCGGCATCTTTGCAGAGTTCATGAGCAAGTTTGAG cgAGCACTCAGTGACTTGGAAGCTGGGGACGGCCCACGCAGCTCAGGGATGGTTTCGCCCCTGGCCTGGTGA